taaaaaaaatctcttttgtgAAGGTAACAGACACGTTTTCTTTAAGGAGGATCATAGAAAATCCTCCATCAGCAGGACGAGGATTCATCTGAATGAACGataaaggtcaaaggtcacgaCCTTTCTCTGTTGTTCCTTCTCAGTGAGAAGTGATGCTGCGTTCGGCTCTCAGCCTTCAAACGCCGCCGTTGGGGCAGAAACGCATTATTCCAGCTTCCTCACTCCGTAAATAACTGCAGTTTTTGCATCTGCCGTCTTTCACTAAACAGGAAACGCAGCCTGTGAGCACGCATCATTTCCTGCTTCTGTACCAGAGGACGACtcaagggggggggggcttatGTGGAAATGTGAGGGCCCTCTCAGGTAAAACAGGTGAGTATATGAGTCTGTATATCGAATAATAAAAACCTGGATTTAATCCAGTTTGATTGAGCTTATAAATAGTGATTTTGagtaaatttatgaggaaaaattaacagaaaagttaaaattatgCAACTCatatgtttataaataaagatactttattaaaaaaagacaaacagtgGAATAAAATCAGAGCCTACTCTTAAGGagtaggttaaaaaaatacttaggtaAAAGTAACTTCCTACAACGCTCCTTGTTTGAACTAATAATTTCTAATTATAAGGGAAACCTGTTTCTGATTGGAACAGCCTGTCAGACAGTACGCAGGGCAAAAAGTCTCAAGTTAATGGTGGAGAGGTGACACATCAACCAGACCGGGTCAATAAGTCATCCTTCACACCCACATTCACAGCTCATCTTCTCCGGTCTGTTCAGTTTTTCTTGGTAATATAAATGGAAAcagactccgcccccttcaTCTTGCTTCTTTCTCATTGGCTGTTGCAAAGGAATCCCTGCCGTTGctgctcctcatcctcatcttctCAGCTTCCGCTTTGGCCCGTTTCCTGGACCTCCTCATCATGCAGCACTTCACcgtcaccaccaccaccaccaccagcaggaTGAGTGCTGCCGTGCCGACCAGCACCGGAACCAACAGCCCGGACAGCTTGTTGTTGTTCTGGTCGGCGTCTCCACATGTGGCGCCATCCGCTTGGGTGCCGTTGGCACAGACGCACCTGTACGAGCCCGGCGTGTTGATGCACGTGTGTTGGCATGGCGCGCCGACGCCGCACTCGTCGATGTCCACGCAACGTCCTAAGTCGTCCTTCCGGAACCCGGCCTCACACGGCTGGCAGAGGATGCTGAAGTCGGCTGGGGACCCGTCGAGGACTCGCCACATCAGGGGCTGGCCGTGGCACCGAAGGTCCACGGTGATGTCCGACCAGCACTCCAGCTGGATCGTGAGGCTGTTTAGCGAGGACATTTTGAACGAGCGGTTGGGGATTTGAGGAAGGTGACACGGATCTGATTCAGACTTGGGACTTGGGCTCGGTTGCAGTGCAGCTGTGCTGGGTTTTATAGTTCCAGGTCTGGTTTGAGGTGTcgttggttctggttctgttgttACAGGTGTGGTGGTGGGCGTACCGCCTGTTGGTCTGTCTTTCTGCTTGCAGATGAAGTGGTTCTTGGCTTTGCAGGAGTCAGAAAGCAGACCCAGCTGCACATCAGACCGCACAAACTCATGGGTGAGGGCGCCGCAGCGGGCCTCGATGCAGGTCAGCTTCGGCTCTTTCACCCACCTCCTCACCTGTGTGACCTGACTGTTGTCCTCCACCCACCGGAATCCTCGCAGGGCGTGCGTCTGAGTAACACAATcgtttttattcttcttcaaCCCGATCCAGAACGTCTTCTCAGCTGAACTTTTGAGGAGCTCTGTGATTCGCTGGACGTCCTGCTTGTTGGTGAGGCTGGCCAGGACGCCAGGGGAGCACGCCTCTACGGCCTGGTCGAAGGAAGCTTGGAAGCTGCTGAGGGTAAACTGTGCGCCCGAGGACGGGGCAGCCGAGGCTTCTGGAAGCAACCAAGCAACTAAGACCAGCGTCCACACGGACGTCCACCAGAAAAAGAGCACAAACGGCATCTctccaagctccgccccctgtgAGGTCACTCTGTCAAAATAAGGATAAACAGTCATCAGAGATTAACTCAAGGATTTCATGGATGTTTGGTTTGTGGCTTGTTTGGGCCCCGGGGCTGAGGTCCCCAGTTCATGGGTTCTCTTGGCTTCTAATTTTAGATCCATGACTCTTAAGGCCCTTGACTGTTAGCAGCCCTGACTCTTTGAGTTCTAATTGTTGGATCCTGAAGCTCTTGGAGTCCTTGACCTTTTGACTTAAATCTAAGAGATCTTGAATTTTAGTCTCCTAAAAGTTAGGGTTCTGGCTCTTTGGGTCCTTGACTGTTAGGGCCTCCGACTGTTAGGGCTCCTGATTCTTTGGCTCTTTAATCTTAGAGATCTTAAATTTTAGGCCCTTATATGTTCGGGTTCTGAATTATTGGTCTCTTGACTGTTAGGGCGTCTGACTTTTTGGTTCCTAAATGTTGGGTCCTAAAGCTCTTTGGGCCTTTGAGTCTTTGGTCCCAGAATCTTTTGATCTCTAATTATTGAATGTTGGGCTTCTGACCCTCTGGGCCGTTGACTGTTAGCTGTCCTGACTCTTTGGTTTCTAAATGCTGGGCCCCTAGATCTTAAGACCCTTGATTCTCTAGCTCTTGACTCTCAGAGATCTTAAATTTAAGGTCCCTAGATATTATACTTGAGACTCATTGAGTCCTTGACAATTAGGGGCCCTTAAACTTTTGTTCCTAAATGTTGGGCCCTAAAGCTCTTTTGGGCCTTGACTCTTTGATCCCAAAATCTTTAAGATCTCAATTTATTGGCCCCTGAGAGTTGGGCTTTTGACCCTTTGGGCCCTTGACGTTACAAGTCACAAATCTTTAGGCTTCTAAATGTTGGTTCCTGAAGATCTTGGAGCCCTTGACCCTTTGACTTGAATATCAGAGATTTAAAATTTTAGGACCCTAGTTATTAGACTTGAGACTCATTGGGCCCTTGATTGTTAGGTCCCCTGACTCTTTTGGTTTCTAAATGTGTCCTAAAGCTCTCTGGGCTCCTGACTCTTAAGTCCCAGAATCTTTGAGATATCTATTTATTGGCCACTGAATATTGGGCTTCTGAACCTTTTTAAATCTTGGGTCCCAAAGCTTTAGAGCCCTTGAATTTGGCCCAAGAATCTTTGAGATTCTGACGATTTGACCCCTGAAGATTTGGCTTCCGACTCGTTAGGCCCTTCTTTGGGTCATTGGCTCCAAAAGATTAGAACTGGTGGTAAGTTGTTGGTACTGATTGGACCTCACCttccatttttgttaaaaaattaggtCATGTTGGTTAACCAGGCTCTCCAGTCTAACCTCGTCAGCCCAATTCAGCAGTAAAATTCTAGCTCGTTGAGAAACTGAATGAGATTTACAGCCGATTGGagcccccccaccacctccCACCTCAGTAGATTATGTCTCTGTCCCCTGAAATCCCATCAACAGTCCATCAGGAATCAGTTCTGCTTCTTACCGGCTCTGGTGGCTCCGGCTTCCTCCTTTGTTCTCCAGATTTTAAAGTCTTGTCTTATTTTCGGTTCTTTGGCCGTCGTCCCCTCGCAGTGACTCCGCGATAGCAGCTCTGCTCGCAGATGCTGGCCTCACCCTCCGTCCtcccgctcctcctcctttaCAGGAAGCCTGGTTTGTCTTGATAGGGCAATCTGGTTTCCTGCAGAGACACTTTTTCAAGTGACCAGACTCGAGTGCTGAGAGTTTGATTCCAGAACCAGGAGGCATGTGGCTTCCGCACATTGTGGAGAAAACCTCAGCAGGTCTTGCAGCTcttttttatgtagagtaagaaaagtcttgttttaagcaaaaatcaGCAGCTGATTGTGATGTTTCACTTCAGCAAAGATGATGTTCACCTTAAAAAACCTGGAGATGATGTCGGGGGGTTTCTGGGAGGATTTTCTTTACCCTACAGTCATCattcctgctgctctttaaCACTTATCTGTCAGAAAGCTGCCTGACTTCTTGATCCATCTCAGGGAGGTGGAGGTCCATGCTGACTGCAGGACGGAGGTTATCTGAGGGGAAAACATTCAGCACAAACGCTCTGAAAACGTCCTCAGTTTTTGGCTGTGATTCACTTCGAAGGGTCAGGGATCAAACTGGCGACCCCGTGAGTCCCGGCCGCCCGCTCTGCGGTAGACCGTGTGACTCAGACTCCTGCTGGTCCAGGAGAACCGGACTTCATCCTGGATCTTTCTGGAGGAGCCGTGGAAACCCCGCAGCTCCTGGAGGCTCAGTTCATTCAGACATTTCCTGCAGGAAGTGTGTAAGAATAACAGGAAGTGTGCTAATCAgatgtttccatggaaacaaacttgcatttaaaaaaaaaatccagatttcatTCAAGCAGATTTAATCGGAACGcttcagctgattcatgtttgttttcttcatgtttattCAGCACCATTTCCTGACCAATGAGATGCTTCAGGAGTGAAACTCCTCCCACTatcttctgattggctggtgcATTGGTACTGCCTCCCTCCTGACTCCTCCTCACTAAAGTGATGACTGAAAAGAAAACCTATTTGTGCCCATCTCCAACTTGAGCCTGGATTTCTGTGcttgttgtcatggcaacagacTCTTGGAACCCTCCTCTCCTGCAGGGGGcagcgcagcagctcctcctgtgTGTTCGTCTATGCTGTAAAAGAAGACGCAgacacttccttttttttctcagaaaacttttattacaaACATGAACGGAGAAAACGGCGTGTTTGCTCCGGGCCGGGGTTTAGTGTTGAGGTGAACATGAACGCCACGGAGGCGAGCCAGGCAGCCAGCGGACGGCCGCTAATACTGGAGGACAGAACGGGTTTGTGTGGAAATGTTTTCAGGAGGACCGTCAGCACAAATGTTTGGAGTTTCGAATCAGTCGACCAACTTTACGCCCCTGTCTGCCAAAAATCTGAAAAGCTCCAGAGTTCAGTCAGCTctcagaagctccgcccactaaGGCAGCTTCACGtggaaaaggtttaaaaataaaaaagcaaagaatgtTGCGAGGCAATCACAACATCGGGTCACCGTCAGGTGAAGATCAGTCGGAGTGTTTGGTGGTTCTTAAAGCTCAGGCAGCAAATGcagatggggagggggggtcaggCGGCGCTGGACACGGCGAGTTTCTTCAGGTGGTCCATGAAGACCTGCAGGCTGACGTCGTCGGTCAGGATGGGAGCTCCAGACTCCTGCAGAAAAAGGAGGGATGATTCAACGTCAGACGGTTCAACAGGTaccaggtcagaggtcaaaggtgagaCGCTTACCTGTCCCCAGGTGTACATGTTGTTGTGGGTCTGTGACGGGTTGACTTTGGACAGCAGGAAGCGAGCCTGTGAACAGTTGCAGGTCAGAAGCGTGCACCAGTTTCACATTAAACAGTCTGTTCTGATGCTGACGGTTCTGCCGTCTGCGCTGACCCGCTGACCCGACCCGACGGTCTTCTGGTCCTCCAAGCATCCAAACGTTCAATGTTTTCTGTGTCTCTACAGAGTTACTGTAGCTGAACATTTCTAGAAAACCCAAACTTGTTTCTGACCAGATTTCCTGGTTTGTTCTGGATCCTcctgcaggtcagaggtcaaattCAGGAGAAGTAAAGGTCTAGACTTGATTGACAGCATGGATCCTTGGAAGGAAAAACACTAAAGAACTGCACATTTCTAATACGGCCTGTAGGTGGCGCTCTTCTGTCCGAGTTTCAGTAAGTTCTGACCTCCAGTTTTATCAGTGAGACGGTCGGTTCCGCCCATAGGAAATGGTTTATTCCGATTGAACCAAATGAAGTCGATAaagatgtcgccatgttggagccagaagacGTCAGTAAACGGGGGTTTGTCCCAGTTGGGTTaaagtttccatggcaaccgctctcacctatcaggagtgagcttgttggaagggaCCACTTGATAGTGCGCTACACAAATTCTGTtcccagcaggctccacctacttttattgaggcatctgattggccagacagaaaaagtattttaaaaatggtatCAGGGTCTATGGGAtcttggcttcttggagccacttcatgtttggaacgccagggggcggagccagtcAGTCAGTGGTTCCCCCTCACAGGTGTGTACGTTTGTGTGGACCCCCACCTGGCTGCCGCCGTGCTCCGTGTCGATGTATCTGGGCATGGGGAAGCGGGTGTGCAGCAGCTCCCGGGCGTCGTCCTGCGGAGCGTCCAGGAGCTTCTGGAAGTTGGCGTACTCCGGCATGTTCTGGTAACCGGCTTTCCTCCACTGAGCCACCGTCTGGAAGATCACAGACCCAAGAGTGAATTCCAGACTAACTTTTAATTTCAActtattaactttaaaaaaacacatattgttCTGGTTAAATCCTTTCTACACGTTTCTCAGACAGATATGAACATTTCCACAACTTTGTCTTTAGCAAATATTTTGGCCAAaggctaactgttttggctaatttaggattttttcagttttttaagcaaatttgtagcttagctaatattttagctttatgctagctgttttggctaaattacatgttttatcagttgttttttttggctaatttagcatttagcttttattttagctacatgctagctcttttggctaatttaggctttttcttttttttaggctaatttggagttaagctaatattttgccttatgctagctgctttggcgaaattagacattttaacaattgttttaggctaatttagcattttgcaaatattttagctagctatcagcttcagcatttttagttatcaatttcagcatcttcagctttcagaaccagcatcttcagttcagcttacagcattcacactagcatcattgcaggtaatgctatatatctagttttaaaatgttttcgtatcatttttacagaaatataaatgttgacatttaggctgtgattgttgcactttttctgttagcctacaaaccgacccggccccccatcagagaagaaaacagttatgtggctctcacaagaaaaagtttggggacccctggttcaAACTAAATAGGcccaggattatagaatgatTTGAtcgtttttaaagatttaagtaAATCTGTCAAAAGAAACAATCTTTGATATTTCCAGGCTTCAAGTGGAACAAAAcatcaggaaaataaataacGCAGTTCCGATAGTTGATCACTTGGGGGCGCTGTTGACCAAAACCAGCTCTGacctgatataaaaaaaaagaggaaatcctTCTGAGCGTAAATTCAAAGCTCCTTTAGCTCCTCGCTGCATCACGTTTACGGAGCAGACGTTTTCAGGCATGAATTTGGTCTCTACAGCGGTCACACTAAAGTCACCAGAGTTCTCAGGTGTTCTGCAGGTAACGCTGAGGTGCAGACGTACCTCTCCGTGGTAGATGAGGATCTGGAAGAAGGTGTCCATGAGCAGGATCCGGTCCGGCAGGATGCTGCTGCTGTCCAGCAGAACCggctgaaacacaaaatcagATTTATGATTATCTGCATCTATGaactctgcagctcctctgtagGTCCGTCTGCGTGTTCTGGACCGGTACAGAGACCGTATTCCActattcaaacatttatttcagaaaCGGGCCGACCTCGGGGGGTCCGTTGAAGGAGTAGGCGTAGAGCACAGGCTGGATCATGATGAGTGCCTGCGTCAGGTCCTGCCGGTTGAAGTGGTGCCGGTAGTAGGAACTCTCGTCTGGACTGTTGTTGAACACTTGCAGGAACGGAGAGCGCCGCAGGTGGAACATGAACTGCGGACCGGAACCACAGTTAGGCCGNNNNNNNNNNNNNNNNNNNNNNNNNNNNNNNNNNNNNNNNNNNNNNNNNNNNNNNNNNNNNNNNNNNNNNNNNNNNNNNNNNNNNNNNNNNNNNNNNNNNNNNNNNNNNNNNNNNNNNNNNNNNNNNNNNNNNNNNNNNNNNGAGCGGCGCCGCGTGATGGCGTCCATGTGACAAACCTTTTCCAATTCAATAACAGAGGATAGAAAATCAATAAAGTCCAAGAGAATCTGTCCTGAATGACTTCTCTTTTTCTGCTGGGGACGTGGTGaagttaaaacacaataaaatgactTATGTATCTGCAGAACCATTAGAACCATGTTTTAATCTTCATGCCCCGCCCCCAACCCCCAATGCCCCGCAAAGGTCTGTGTATGACATGCTGTAGTGTGTGAATATCTAAAAAGGGTTCCAAAAAGTTGGTTCTAATGGTTCTATAAAGTTCATTGGGTTCTTTAAAGTTGAAATGGTTCTGGTGGTTTTGCAAAATTGTAAAGACTTCTAATGGTTCTGAACATTTAAAAGGGCTCTGATGGTTCTATAAAGTTAAAAAGGTTCTTATGGTTCTGTGAAGTTGAAAGGGTTCCTATGGTTCCGTAAagggttctgatggttctgtaAAGTTGAGATGATTCTGTAAAGTTGAAAGGGTTCTGATTGTTCTGTAAAgagttctgatggttctgtaAAGGATTCTAATGGTTCTGTAAAgagttctgatggttctgtaAAGTTGAAAAGGTTCTGTAAAAGGTTCTAATGGTTCTGTAAAATTCAAAGGATTCTAATGGTTCTGTAAAGGATTCTAAAAATTCTGTAAAGTTGAAaaggttctgatggttctgtaAAGTTCATAGGATTCTAATGGTTCTGTAAAgagttctgatggttctgtaAAGGATTCTAATGGTTCTGTAAAGTTCATAGGATTCTAATGGTTCTGTAAAGTTGAAaaggttctgatggttctgtaAAGTTGAGATGGTTCTGAAAAGTTCATAGGGTTCTAATGGTTCTGTAaaggttctgatggttctgtcATTCCGTCTTCATACCAGTCGGATCAGTTGTCGGTCCAGCCATCTGAGCACGTCTGGCCCCTCCTCCGTTTCGGCGCGATACACCGCCAACCGGGCCATCAGAACGGCGGCCGCCTCCTGGTCGAAGGACGCAGCGATGCTCTGAATCTGAGTCTGAGCGTCGGCCCAGCTGAGGGGGAGAGGGGCGGATCAGAAAAGGCTTGATCAGAACCGgtcacagaaaaacagatgaagcagaaccACACAACCCAAGAGAGAACACAACCAGCTACACACACGTCTGGATTTAAATtcttaatttcattaaaaaagtagagctcagaaccagaactggtccTGATGTTTCTAAACTAAAGTGAAGACTGTAGAACCGGGCCGTACTTCCTGGCCGTGGTGGTGACCCGGATGCGTCTCTGTCCAGAGGAGTGCTGGTACTGGGTGACAAACTGGATGGCTCCCCGGCCGCCTTGAGGGATGGGGGCGTTGTGCTGCAGGAACAGAGAACACAATATTCTGTAACGGATCAGAACCCGTCTGAGACCGTGAAACAACCATTTGATTGGCCGTTTATGGCCCTACATGgtctgtggttctggttctggctgCAGGTTCTGTGTTTTGGCAGCAGGAGATCTCGGGTGAATTCTCAGagtcatgatgatgatgatgaagaaacGGTCAGAACCTTAACAGAACCTCTGGTCTGAGGTTCAGCGCCGCCGTGGTGATTACACACCTGAACACCTGCTATTATCTGAGTCAGCCCGGCTGACAAACAcagcttctgtttttgtgaTGCCTTCATGGATCGTGTCCAGAACATGGAAAGTGACATCAGGTCCTGGTTCTGGGGACACAGAAGTTTGGGGTGGCGCTGTTTCAGTTGCCGTGACGGCAGAGTTTACGGTTCAAAGGCCGCGGCGCACAAACAAACTCCGGATATTAGATGTTGACTTTGCAGTTCCTAGATTGCTgccatcatcctcatcatcaccaTCTCAGCAGGTGACCGACAGGAGCGCCATGGCAACGCCCCGGCGGAGGACACGCCCCCCGCAGCGCCAGCTCACCTGCTTACTCACaaacagatcagatcagatgGAAACCTTCTTGTGTTGATCATTCCATGAGGTAGACTGGACTGTCCCGGACCCGACAGAAGAGAAGATTTTGACTGCCAACAAACCAATGGTGAGGACGGAACCAAACAAGCGTTTCTCTCTGGAAACCAACCGGTATTCACTCATAGGAGGAGTTCTGCAGTATTTACGGACTCTTTGGACCTCAGAACCAGCAGAGAACACCGCCGGCTGACGGTACGTCAATATTCCTGGTTTATCaagataaaaacaagcaaaagagGTCGTCTCCTCTAGAGCGGGggtcacctgtgataatgctagtgtgaatgctgtaatctgaatttggcAACTGAAGGtggtagtgctgatagcagaagatgctgaaactgataactaaaaatgcctAATATGATggcctaaaacactgaagctgatagctagctaaaatatttgtgaaatgccaaattagcctaaaaaactgaaaaaaatctaaatgagccaaaacagctagcatgtagctgaaatattagctaaactctaaaatagcctaaaaaattgagaaaaagcctaaattagccaaaacgaggtagcatgtagctgaaatattagctgaatgccaaattagctaaaaaaaactgataacatgtctaaattacccaaaacagctagcataaagctaaaatataagctccAAAATTGACccaaaaaatggagaaaaagcctaaattagccaaaaacagctagcatgtagctgaaatattagctaaatcccaaattagccataaaatagtAAATCTGATAGTATGTGGGGGGACCTCGGGCCGTGGTTTGGGGACCTCTGCTCTACAGGATAACTCAGGAAACTCAACCCGATGTTTTGTCGAGATCGGTTACATCTCACCAGAACAACCGGGTCACATTTTGTTCTTGCAGGTCAGTTCTCTACCAAACAGCGGTTGGATCCAAACGGGTTCTGTCTGCTCCATGACGTACTCGGTGGAACGCCGCTGACCTCCAAACACGATGACGGATGTTCTGAGAGTTCTGTACGCGGTTCTCATGGTTCTGTCGAGCGCCGCCTGCATCTGTGGGAACCTCCTgcttctgctggttctgctcctcAACAAAGAGCTGTGGTCCGACACGCTGGGCTTCACGCTGAGCCACAGCCTGAGCGACCTGGCCCTCGGACTCTCCACCATGCCCTTTGGGGCCCACAACGCCCTGTTCTGGCCCAGCGGACCCCCCGGTGAGGGCCTCCTCTGTCAGGGCAGCGGCTTCCtgttcctcctcctgcaggtttCTTCGGTCCACTCTCTGGCCTGGGCCACAGTCGACAAGTTCACCGAGATCTGCTTCGCTCTCAGCTACAGCCGGATCTGGACCGGCCGCCGAAGTCTGGCTGTGCTGGTTCTGGTCTGGCTGTTCTGCCTCGTCAGTGCCTCTCTCCCGCTACTGGGATTCGGCAGCTACTCCTACAGCGAGTCGCGGTTCCTCTGCTGCCCAAAGTTCATCCGGAGCAGCAGCTTTGTGTTGCTGTGGACGGTGGCGGGCGTCGCGGCGCCGATCCTCGCCGTGTGCTGCCTGTACGGATACATCGTGTACGTGGCTCTAAAACAAGCCAAGAGAGGAACCTTCATGTGCAACGAGCTGCACTGTTTCTACGTTCCCGCCAAAAACTACCTGAGGAGCTCCATCGTCATGGTCGCCACCTCAGGTGAGTTCCTGGAACATCAGGTGTCGTCTCCGGTCGGGTTTTGGTTGAACAAAGTTCTTCATATTCTCTGCAGgctgcctgctgctctgctggcTGCCGTACATCTCAGCTGTTCTGTACGAGACCTTCAGCGGTCAGCAGAGTCCGTCTGCCACTGCAACCTTCTCCACCTGGCTGGTTCTGACCGGGTCAGCTCTGAACCCCTGGATTACCTGCATGACCCAGGCGTGAGTACCACTCAGCAGATCCAGTATCATCTGGGTCCACACCAACACTTCAGCTATGACTCCACCTCTCTGCAGCAGGTACCGGGTCGCCGCGTGGCGAGTCGTCACTCGGACTCTTCAGAAGTGCCGTGGGACGTCTCTGCAGTCCCGATCCTGGACCTCCGACATCCACCTGAACCATCGGTTCAGCCCAACTAACAGCTCCACAAAAACTGTGAGCATGGACCCCCACGACCACACAGATGCCCCCTCGTCGTCAGTCCAGACACCGTTGCAAT
The genomic region above belongs to Oryzias melastigma strain HK-1 linkage group LG22, ASM292280v2, whole genome shotgun sequence and contains:
- the clec14a gene encoding C-type lectin domain family 14 member A; its protein translation is MPFVLFFWWTSVWTLVLVAWLLPEASAAPSSGAQFTLSSFQASFDQAVEACSPGVLASLTNKQDVQRITELLKSSAEKTFWIGLKKNKNDCVTQTHALRGFRWVEDNSQVTQVRRWVKEPKLTCIEARCGALTHEFVRSDVQLGLLSDSCKAKNHFICKQKDRPTGGTPTTTPVTTEPEPTTPQTRPGTIKPSTAALQPSPSPKSESDPCHLPQIPNRSFKMSSLNSLTIQLECWSDITVDLRCHGQPLMWRVLDGSPADFSILCQPCEAGFRKDDLGRCVDIDECGVGAPCQHTCINTPGSYRCVCANGTQADGATCGDADQNNNKLSGLLVPVLVGTAALILLVVVVVVTVKCCMMRRSRKRAKAEAEKMRMRSSNGRDSFATANEKEAR
- the LOC118598005 gene encoding histamine H2 receptor isoform X2 codes for the protein MTDVLRVLYAVLMVLSSAACICGNLLLLLVLLLNKELWSDTLGFTLSHSLSDLALGLSTMPFGAHNALFWPSGPPGEGLLCQGSGFLFLLLQVSSVHSLAWATVDKFTEICFALSYSRIWTGRRSLAVLVLVWLFCLVSASLPLLGFGSYSYSESRFLCCPKFIRSSSFVLLWTVAGVAAPILAVCCLYGYIVYVALKQAKRGTFMCNELHCFYVPAKNYLRSSIVMVATSGCLLLCWLPYISAVLYETFSGQQSPSATATFSTWLVLTGSALNPWITCMTQAYRVAAWRVVTRTLQKCRGTSLQSRSWTSDIHLNHRFSPTNSSTKTVSMDPHDHTDAPSSSVQTPLQCV
- the LOC118598005 gene encoding histamine H2 receptor isoform X1, coding for MTDVLRVLYAVLMVLSSAACICGNLLLLLVLLLNKELWSDTLGFTLSHSLSDLALGLSTMPFGAHNALFWPSGPPGEGLLCQGSGFLFLLLQVSSVHSLAWATVDKFTEICFALSYSRIWTGRRSLAVLVLVWLFCLVSASLPLLGFGSYSYSESRFLCCPKFIRSSSFVLLWTVAGVAAPILAVCCLYGYIVYVALKQAKRGTFMCNELHCFYVPAKNYLRSSIVMVATSGCLLLCWLPYISAVLYETFSGQQSPSATATFSTWLVLTGSALNPWITCMTQARYRVAAWRVVTRTLQKCRGTSLQSRSWTSDIHLNHRFSPTNSSTKTVSMDPHDHTDAPSSSVQTPLQCV